The DNA sequence TGGCGCGCAGGTGCGTCCCCGCGATCACGCGGCGCTTGTCGTTGTTCTGCTCTGCCGGTATCAGCCGAGTGACATTCTGACCCAATCCGAGCCGCCCGATCAACGGACCGATCGAAAGGGCGGCAAGGATTGCGAAAAAGCTTGCGGCATCACGGTGGTCGAGGGTCCGCACGACGATCACCGTCAGCATGAAGGTGCATACCATCCCGACTGCCGCGGCGACCGCTCGCAAGGAGAAGCTCTGTTTGAGCTCGGCCATGGCTTCGTTTCGGCGGTTCACGGTGCCACACCCCGCCAGCCGGCCCACTGTCCACGGATGAAGGCTCTATCGGCACGGGCTCGAATAGGTTGCCCCCGAACTGTTCTGATGCCGGCGCCGACGGCCTTCCGGGCCGCGTAGTAGCCGAACAAACGAATCGGCAGATGGTGTCTGCGCCACAGATGTCCGATTCCGGCCCCGTATCGCAGCATTTTCGCGACGTACTCTTCACCCGGATTGACCCGATCGTCGTCCTGGAAGACCACGATGTCGGGGCGGTACAGCACACGGCTGCCGCTGGCCAGCATCCGAAGAAGGAGATCCGATTCCTCACCGGCCCCATAGATTCCCGGTGACCCGGTGCCGATGGTTTCGTCGAACGGCCGGTCGGACGGCAGAGCGGAGCGTCGCAGGAACATGGTGCTGCAGATCGACGTTCTCATGAAATTCGTACGGGTGACCGGTACTTCGCGATTGAGCCAACGCAGCATGGACGGTGAGCCGTCAGCGGCGATTTGCTTTCCAGTGATTCCCGCCAGCTCGATGCGCTGGCCCAACTCTGCCAACACCATCCGCACAGTGTCGGGCGAATACCAGCAGTTGTCATCCGGGAAGGCGATGATCGGAGCAGTCGCAAGTTCCAATCCTGCATTACGGCCGACCGACGCTCCCCGTCCGCTCGTGGTCACGCGCCATGGGCCGGGTAAGCCGTGCTCCTTGAGCAATGTGGCGCAGGCCTGCTCCGGGCTTTGGTCGACCAAGATGAACTCGACTTCTTCAGCCAGGTCCACTTGCGCAAGAGCATCGAGATGGCGACGTAGCGCGTTCGGCCGACCAATAGTGGTACATACCAGGGAGATCGCCGGCGAGTTCATGCGCTCTCAAGATCCGCGGAATGCTCTTCCTCCGCAGGGATCTCGGCATGTCGAGGCGGTTGCTGGGGTTGTTCGGTTATGGCGATCGGCTTCGACTCCCGCGATCTGCCGCCGCCGAACAGTGCGCGCCGCGCGCCTACCGCGAATACCGGAACGCCATGTGCGCGGGCGAGTTGAATCACCATCCGCACTTGACGATAGGCATCCGACCCGATCATCGCCACCACGATGATGTGTGTGGCGGTTGCGGCCGCTTGCGGAAGCGCAGATGAGTTGGTCAGCGAACCGCCGTCGATGACGATAGTGGGCGAGTGTCTGTTGCGCGGCGAAAGCGGGCGAGCCAGAACTTCCTCAGCGCGGCGCTGGCGAACGGTCTCCACAAGTCCGTGCTCGGCGGCGGCAAAGGACAGCAGCCGGGCCATCCCGCTGGTGCCGGAATCGGCCGATGCTCCGACGATCAGAAAGCACGCCCCGCGGGCTGCGGGGAGCTGGGCGTAGACTGCCCGCGCGCTACCCGCTTCGGCCTTTGTCACCTTGGCTCGCTCGCCGCGCTTGTGAAGACGGACCACGGGCCACACGACGCTGGCCACTTCGCCTTCGAACGCAGCCATCGAAGTGATGACATCAGTTCGCTTGCGCCAGATGATCGAGAAGCTCAGGGCGGCGATTCCGCCGAGGAGGCCACCTCCGATTGCCCCCAACCACCAGCGGGGCACTCCGGTCGGGGGTGTTTCCGTGGGCTGTTGCACCACCTGGACTCCCGGTGAGCGCAACATCTGAACGCTGATGAACAGGCGCTGATTCTCCAAGACGTTGATGCGGTCCGGCACGCCGGTCATGTCGGGGACGACTGGTCGTGGGAGTGGGTTGCCGGACTCGTCGTATTCCGGCGGCGCGGCGGCCGCTTCGCCCGCCGTCCTGAGCTGATCGCGTAGCGAATCGATGGCAGCACTGAGCGCGTCGACGGCTGCTTGGCCCCGTTCGCGGTTCTGCTGTGTGACGTGATCGCCATAGAGCTTGAGTGCCGTGTTGATGACACGCTCAGCTTGCGGGACCGAAGGTGCGGTCGATGAGAGTGTCACGATCGACGACAACGAGTCCTGAGAGACGCTGAACGTCGTCTTGGTGGGCTCGGCGAGTTCGGTCTGCAACGCAGCGCGGAACCCCGGTGACGACAGGTACGCGACCTCGCCCGAGATATAACTCTGCTGGGACTCGGAGGCCTGTGTATTGGTGGTCATGATCTGGTTGGGGTCGATCGGTTGGTCGATGCGGATCATGGCGCTGACACTGGGCGTCGCTGAGGAGGAATGAAGTGCGAATGCGCCCAGGGTTGCACCGCAGACGATGCCCACCACTGTGAGGGGCCACAACCGCGCTATCCATCGGGACAGCGCTAGCCGGGCTTTCGAGGCCATTTCCGGTCGCTCCAGGTTCGTGAAGATCAGGTGATCTGTTCGACCGCCTGCGAACTGCGGCCCTTTTGCTCAAGAATAGCCGATCGCGCTGGTAGGAGCGTGACGCCAGCCCCGGTGATTTGGCCAATTGGGCCACGTTGCAGGCCTATTCGGCGATCGCCGTGACCATCTGGGTATTTGCGGTTGATCTTTTCGTTAACTTGCTGTGTCGGCACATGTGACGACCACCACGGCCATCGCGTGGCAGTCGGCGTGGGAAAGTGAGACCTCGGTGCGGGTCCAGCCCTGCTGGCGCGCCCGTTCAGCGGTGACTCCGAACAGCTGCAGGGTGGGGGCGGATCCGGTGCTGCAAATCTCGATGTCACGCAGGCTGAAGTGGGCCTCGGGGGCAGCGAATGCCTTGATGACGGCCTCCTTCGCGGCGAACCTGGCAGCCAACCGGGCAACCGATCCGGCGCATTCGTCCAACTCGGCGGGGGTGAACACGCGTTGCAGATATCGGTCACCGAAGGTCGCGATGGACGCCGCGACCTGGTCCAA is a window from the Mycolicibacterium anyangense genome containing:
- the acpS gene encoding holo-ACP synthase gives rise to the protein MTDRIRVGCDLVELDQVAASIATFGDRYLQRVFTPAELDECAGSVARLAARFAAKEAVIKAFAAPEAHFSLRDIEICSTGSAPTLQLFGVTAERARQQGWTRTEVSLSHADCHAMAVVVVTCADTAS
- a CDS encoding Rossmann-fold NAD(P)-binding domain-containing protein, with translation MIRIDQPIDPNQIMTTNTQASESQQSYISGEVAYLSSPGFRAALQTELAEPTKTTFSVSQDSLSSIVTLSSTAPSVPQAERVINTALKLYGDHVTQQNRERGQAAVDALSAAIDSLRDQLRTAGEAAAAPPEYDESGNPLPRPVVPDMTGVPDRINVLENQRLFISVQMLRSPGVQVVQQPTETPPTGVPRWWLGAIGGGLLGGIAALSFSIIWRKRTDVITSMAAFEGEVASVVWPVVRLHKRGERAKVTKAEAGSARAVYAQLPAARGACFLIVGASADSGTSGMARLLSFAAAEHGLVETVRQRRAEEVLARPLSPRNRHSPTIVIDGGSLTNSSALPQAAATATHIIVVAMIGSDAYRQVRMVIQLARAHGVPVFAVGARRALFGGGRSRESKPIAITEQPQQPPRHAEIPAEEEHSADLESA
- a CDS encoding glycosyltransferase family 2 protein — encoded protein: MNSPAISLVCTTIGRPNALRRHLDALAQVDLAEEVEFILVDQSPEQACATLLKEHGLPGPWRVTTSGRGASVGRNAGLELATAPIIAFPDDNCWYSPDTVRMVLAELGQRIELAGITGKQIAADGSPSMLRWLNREVPVTRTNFMRTSICSTMFLRRSALPSDRPFDETIGTGSPGIYGAGEESDLLLRMLASGSRVLYRPDIVVFQDDDRVNPGEEYVAKMLRYGAGIGHLWRRHHLPIRLFGYYAARKAVGAGIRTVRGQPIRARADRAFIRGQWAGWRGVAP